One window from the genome of Pempheris klunzingeri isolate RE-2024b chromosome 7, fPemKlu1.hap1, whole genome shotgun sequence encodes:
- the prxl2c gene encoding peroxiredoxin-like 2C, with the protein MAERVSPITRQVTTENREFGNTCVDFRLEDIEDCLIYDRRGASIPFKKLYQDRKSVIIFVRNFLCYSCKEYVDDLSKIPQEALEDADIRLVVIGQSAHHHIEPFCSLTGYPCEMYVDPERCIYQKLGMKREEIFTDSAHPSPHVKSGVFMGQMRSIWRAMTSPAFDFQGDLHQQGGAIIVGPGSQVHFSHFDTNRLDHMPINWLLQLAGVQQTVDFSNKPKIIHV; encoded by the exons atggctgAAAGAGTTTCACCAATAACTCGACAAGTAACTACAGAAAATCGGGAATTTGGGAACACTTGTGTCGATTTTCGTCTTGAAGACATCGAAGATTGTTTAATTTACGACCGGCGTGGAGCCTCGATTCCGTTCAAGAAATTATATCAAGACAGGAAATCGGTCATAATTTTCGTGCGg AACTTCTTGTGCTACAGCTGCAAAGAATATGTGGATGACTTGAGCAAAATTCCTCAAGAAGCCCTGGAG GATGCTGACATTAGACTGGTTGTGATTGGTCAGTCTGCTCACCATCATATAGAG CCGTTCTGCTCACTGACGGGGTATCCTTGTGAAATGTATGTGGACCCAGAGAGGTGCATTTATCAAAAGCTCgggatgaagagagaggagatattTACAGACTCAG CCCACCCTAGTCCCCATGTGAAGTCTGGGGTCTTTATGGGACAAATGAGGAGTATATGGAGGGCCATGACCAGCCCTGCATTTGACTTTCAGGGTGACCTACATCAGCAAGGTGGAGCCATCATTGTCGGACCAG gctcTCAAGTTCATTTTTCCCATTTTGACACGAACCGCCTGGACCACATGCCCATTAACTGGCTCCTGCAGCTCGCCGGAGTTCAACAGACTGTGGACTTCAGCAATAAGCCAAAGATCATCCATGTGTAG